In Lactuca sativa cultivar Salinas chromosome 5, Lsat_Salinas_v11, whole genome shotgun sequence, the DNA window ATGAATTAGGTTATTTCACCGATTTTAACAATAAGATTAGCTACAAAGCATTTCGGTCATAATTGCTTCAAGTATACTgaaaattttataatatatacaCCGGTTAacttgagaaaaaaaaaacaagtataCTGAAATAAAATTGTAGAAAAAAAAACTagatattataagttataaccaTAAAGTGTTGAATATATTATGATATAAGAAGGTTAAAGTTGTAAAATGAATTTCTTATTAATCATATTTTCTATATGGATCCAAATCCCCATTTttacaaaacacacacaaaaaaaagcaCAATTCTTGCAAAGCTTTTTATAAAATGCACCAATTTTTACAAATTTCGTTGGTCCATgcattattaaattaaatatgcTTTAAGTGGAAGGAAATAAGATCAACTTTATACATATGGCTCTTGCAAAAACCCATTTGGGTATCTCAGTTCTTGTTTCTTCTCTGTTGATCCTTACAGGTAGCGAGAGTTCTCAGGGGCATGTCAACAAACATGTCGCCCTCTTCATTTTCGGTGATTCACTTTTTGACCCTGGGAACAACAACTACATATATAAACACTATAACTGATCTCCAAGCGAATTTTTGGCCCTATGGCGAATCCTACTTCCATCCTCCAAGTGGGAGATTCTCCGATGGCCGTATCATTCCTGATTTCATCGGTGAAAATATCTATCTCAAACTATCACTCTCTTTTTTAAATTCCTATATTAATTCCCTTCTGTTAACAGCTGAGTTTGCTGGACTACCTCTCATTCCTACATATCTGGACCCCCATAATAATGAATTTCTGTATGGAGCAAACTTTGCATCCGCAGGAGCTGGCGTATTAGATGAAACACTACCTTCAAGTGTATGTGGATAtacttttcttcgattctaccaTTGAATCTCCTCATCTACTGATTtcaaatataaatttataaatgTAGATAACGCTCAAGACACAGCTACAATATTTCACTGATTTAGTCAAACAGTATAGGAAGAATTTAGGTGATGTGAAAGCCGAGCAGCTATTATCCGATGCCGTTTACTTGTTCAGTTGTGGAAGCAACGACTATCAAAGTAATTTATATCAGGAGGAGTCCGTGGGAATGGTGATCGGAAACTTGACTCAAGTGTTTAAGGTaattaacacaaatatatattgtTTCAATTACGTCCATCAATATATATcttcaattattattattttttttaattaaaaaggcAATCCATGAAAAAGGAGGAAGGAAAATTGGAATCACTTCGCTCACATCATTAGGCTGTTTGCTACCAGTTCGAGCAGAAAGACCAGACAATACATGCGATGAAAAACTTAACATCATATCAAGTCTACACGATAAGGCACTTTCCAAGAAACTA includes these proteins:
- the LOC111887328 gene encoding LOW QUALITY PROTEIN: GDSL lipase (The sequence of the model RefSeq protein was modified relative to this genomic sequence to represent the inferred CDS: deleted 1 base in 1 codon), which codes for MALAKTHLGISVLVSSLLILTGSESSQGHVNKHVALFIFGDSLFDPGNNNTYINTITDLQANFWPYGESYFHPPSGRFSDGRIIPDFIAEFAGLPLIPTYLDPHNNEFLYGANFASAGAGVLDETLPSSITLKTQLQYFTDLVKQYRKNLGDVKAEQLLSDAVYLFSCGSNDYQSNLYQEESVGMVIGNLTQVFKAIHEKGGRKIGITSLTSLGCLLPVRAERPDNTCDEKLNIISSLHDKALSKKLQDLTQQWEGFMYSTFELQTEITKRMKNPSKYGLKVGNSACCGTGPFRAINSCGGKREPREFELCDNPNDYLLFDPFHPTEGANLQLAKLYWEGDSKVASPYNLKSMFQGMHNDIVQHTNLAARFMD